Proteins from a genomic interval of Spirochaetota bacterium:
- a CDS encoding alpha-glucosidase, protein MKKPHPPTKSKPVKKQTPLRRWWQETSIYQIYPRSFFDSNGDGIGDIPGIIAKLDYIRDLGFETIWLSPPYKSPQRDFGYDIADYRDVAPEYGTLDDALRLIREVHKRGMRIIFDMILNHTSDEHPWFVESRSSRDNPKRNWYIWRDGRGSGPPNNWKAMVGGSGWVYDEKTGQWYFHNYLPFQPDLNFRNPEVKKAMFDVVRFWLDRGVDGFRLDIFHAIFKDDQFRDNPFSFKYLPGGDSENSFFQEYKYTLHRPEVFELAREVRSLLDTYKPERFAIGEVFGKDKVKKYLGENQDGLNLILMFEVMEMKKASAAALRHIIEEYERTYPDPMVPSYGLGNHDRRRVMSRIGGSAGIAKILALFQYTARGIPITYYGDEIGIPDGDLPHRGAKDSQAHAYWWVPAGLARLLNLYINRDGCRTPMQWDGTAHAGFTKGREPWLPVHKDYKTLNVQAQTADEFSLYNIHKGLLKLRKEWLPLRRGSIAIVEPVPRDDSILAYTRESEGQRVLVIMNIAKKKKLVTLPVLSARMLMKTEEVISLDGNTITLAPYSGAVLA, encoded by the coding sequence TTGAAAAAACCGCATCCCCCCACGAAAAGCAAACCTGTTAAAAAACAAACTCCCCTGCGCCGCTGGTGGCAGGAGACTTCCATCTACCAGATCTACCCCCGGTCATTCTTTGACTCCAACGGCGACGGGATTGGCGATATCCCGGGTATCATCGCGAAGCTGGACTACATCAGGGACCTTGGCTTTGAAACGATCTGGCTCTCTCCCCCCTATAAAAGCCCCCAGCGGGACTTCGGCTACGACATCGCCGACTACCGTGACGTGGCGCCCGAATACGGCACGCTCGACGACGCCCTGCGCCTCATCAGGGAGGTTCATAAAAGGGGGATGCGCATCATCTTCGATATGATACTGAATCACACCTCCGACGAGCATCCCTGGTTCGTGGAATCACGGTCGAGCAGGGACAACCCGAAGCGGAACTGGTATATTTGGCGCGACGGGAGGGGGAGCGGGCCGCCCAACAACTGGAAGGCCATGGTGGGCGGCTCCGGCTGGGTGTACGATGAAAAAACCGGCCAGTGGTATTTCCACAACTATCTTCCCTTCCAGCCGGACCTGAATTTCCGGAATCCGGAAGTGAAGAAGGCGATGTTCGACGTGGTGCGCTTCTGGCTCGATCGCGGCGTCGACGGGTTCAGGCTCGACATATTTCACGCGATATTCAAAGACGACCAATTCCGCGACAATCCCTTCTCCTTCAAGTACCTTCCCGGCGGCGACTCGGAGAACAGCTTTTTCCAGGAATACAAATACACCCTGCACCGGCCCGAGGTCTTCGAACTGGCCAGGGAGGTGCGTTCCCTCCTGGATACGTATAAGCCGGAGAGGTTCGCGATCGGCGAGGTCTTCGGCAAGGACAAGGTGAAGAAGTACCTGGGGGAAAACCAGGACGGGTTGAACCTGATATTGATGTTCGAAGTCATGGAGATGAAAAAGGCGTCTGCCGCGGCGCTGAGGCACATTATAGAAGAGTATGAAAGGACCTATCCCGACCCCATGGTGCCGTCATACGGTCTTGGGAACCACGACAGGCGGCGTGTCATGTCCAGGATTGGGGGAAGCGCGGGCATCGCGAAAATACTGGCGCTTTTTCAATACACCGCCAGGGGAATCCCCATCACCTATTACGGCGACGAGATCGGCATTCCGGACGGCGATCTGCCCCACCGGGGGGCGAAGGATTCCCAGGCGCATGCGTACTGGTGGGTCCCCGCGGGTCTTGCGAGGCTTCTCAATCTCTATATAAACAGGGACGGCTGCCGGACGCCCATGCAGTGGGACGGAACCGCACATGCCGGATTCACGAAAGGCCGGGAGCCATGGCTTCCGGTGCATAAGGATTACAAAACCCTGAACGTCCAGGCGCAAACGGCCGACGAGTTTTCGCTCTACAATATTCATAAAGGACTTCTGAAGCTGCGAAAGGAATGGCTTCCCCTGCGGCGCGGATCCATCGCTATCGTCGAACCGGTACCCAGGGATGATTCCATCCTCGCGTATACCCGGGAAAGCGAAGGGCAGCGCGTCCTTGTTATAATGAACATCGCGAAGAAGAAAAAGCTCGTTACGCTGCCGGTGTTATCGGCCCGGATGCTGATGAAAACCGAGGAAGTGATTTCCCTGGACGGGAATACGATCACCCTTGCGCCGTATTCCGGTGCGGTCCTGGCCTGA
- a CDS encoding efflux RND transporter permease subunit: MYQRIVELIIKNRSWIAFSSAIVAALGLYAAVTLPIDAIPDITNTQVIVNTKTGALDPEQVEKTVTYYIETELAGLPRVADMRSLSRYGLSQVVVFFEDGTDVYRARQLVAERLQSVREALPGNLSPELGPISTGLGEVLIYTVKAKKGSSLERKSERERLTYLRTVQDFIIRPYLKSTIPDTAEIDAIGGYKKEVHIDFHPASLSRYGITIDDLLRRLSTLGENIGGGYIEKKGKQVIIRTDAMLDNLEIMRSVPVKLMADGRFVTLRDIAEVREDHVQRLGAATYGGKETVLGAVIMLLGANSREVARNAEHALTEISLPPDVETEIVYTRSFLVNATIQTVGENLAMGAALVVVVLLFILGNVRAAIFVSFAIPLSMLAAAVGMNFFGISANLMSLGAVDFGLLVDGSVVLIENYLRRREEQARSGAAITSSGKLSLLADSCAEVAKPVIFGLVIIMVVYVPILTLEGVEGKMFRPMALTVLMALGASLIVALVLMPVMAHYAARGGNHAESDPFLFRLIRRAYYPVLDFSLRRRAPLVSAALVIVIASGAVFYRTGSDFVPSLDEGDMSIAFVREYSIGIEEALRQQAICEKIIGSFPEVDRVFAQIGSSESSTDPMNINMADTFVILKHDRGAWPKINGKRRTKRELFEVIRSEIEKKVPGQEIFFSQPIELRFNEILEGSRADVTLRIYGKDLNTLSDLVEQAEEILRPIPGSSEVENDPITALRKSPMFTIRLNYAKMNNYGVGLQELNETIETAMGGRRIGSYYEYDWRFPVVLRMSEEHRNDFRTMAAIPVPLADGGTVPLHDLTEIGEIERVANIARHRSMRYSAVSIFLGDRDIAGYVAEAKEEIAKKLKLPEGYYIYWGGKFKNLERARARLFIMVPLVLFAIFILVLRSVGSFRQALLVYTSIPFAISGGVFALAVRDLNFSISAAVGFIAVLGIAILNGLVMVTFINQLREKGETLRMAVFSGAHKRLRPVVMTALVATLGFLPMALNTGMGAEIQRPIATVVIGGLITSTILTLVLLPTLYLWINKETN, from the coding sequence ATGTACCAGAGAATAGTCGAATTGATAATAAAAAACAGGAGCTGGATCGCGTTTTCCTCTGCCATTGTCGCCGCGCTGGGACTGTATGCCGCGGTGACATTGCCGATCGACGCCATACCCGACATTACGAACACGCAGGTTATCGTGAACACGAAAACCGGGGCGCTCGACCCGGAGCAGGTGGAAAAGACCGTTACCTATTATATAGAAACCGAGCTTGCGGGGCTGCCGCGCGTCGCCGACATGCGATCACTTTCCCGGTATGGCCTCTCGCAGGTCGTGGTCTTTTTCGAGGACGGCACGGATGTCTACCGTGCACGCCAGCTCGTCGCTGAGCGACTTCAAAGCGTACGTGAAGCGCTTCCCGGCAACCTCAGTCCCGAGCTTGGCCCCATCAGCACCGGCCTGGGTGAGGTGCTCATCTACACGGTAAAGGCGAAAAAAGGTTCATCGCTCGAGAGGAAGAGCGAGCGTGAGCGCCTTACCTATCTTCGCACCGTGCAGGATTTCATCATCCGGCCCTATCTTAAGTCGACCATCCCCGATACCGCGGAGATCGACGCGATAGGAGGCTATAAGAAGGAGGTCCATATCGATTTTCACCCGGCCAGTCTGTCGCGGTACGGCATCACGATCGATGATTTGCTTCGCAGGCTCTCTACCCTGGGGGAGAATATCGGCGGCGGCTACATCGAGAAGAAAGGGAAACAGGTCATCATACGGACCGATGCCATGCTGGACAACCTTGAAATCATGAGATCGGTGCCCGTGAAGCTCATGGCCGATGGCAGGTTCGTCACGCTTCGGGACATCGCGGAGGTGCGCGAGGATCACGTCCAGCGTCTCGGCGCGGCCACGTACGGCGGCAAGGAGACCGTGCTTGGCGCGGTGATCATGCTGCTGGGGGCCAACAGCCGCGAAGTGGCCAGGAACGCCGAGCATGCGCTCACTGAGATATCGCTCCCGCCAGATGTGGAAACCGAAATTGTGTACACGCGCAGTTTTCTCGTTAACGCCACCATCCAGACCGTGGGTGAAAATCTTGCAATGGGCGCGGCCCTTGTCGTGGTGGTGCTGCTCTTCATTCTCGGCAATGTGCGGGCCGCGATTTTCGTATCGTTCGCCATTCCGCTTTCAATGCTCGCCGCGGCTGTCGGCATGAATTTTTTCGGTATATCGGCAAACCTCATGAGCCTGGGGGCGGTGGATTTCGGACTCCTGGTGGACGGCTCCGTGGTGCTCATTGAGAACTATCTGCGCCGCCGGGAAGAGCAGGCGAGGAGCGGCGCGGCGATCACTTCTTCCGGAAAACTTTCACTGCTTGCGGATTCGTGCGCTGAGGTCGCCAAACCGGTCATATTCGGTCTCGTTATCATCATGGTCGTCTATGTGCCCATTCTTACCCTGGAAGGCGTCGAGGGCAAGATGTTCCGCCCCATGGCACTCACCGTGCTCATGGCACTTGGCGCAAGCCTCATCGTGGCGCTTGTCCTCATGCCGGTCATGGCCCATTACGCGGCTCGCGGCGGGAACCATGCGGAATCCGATCCCTTCCTTTTCCGGCTCATCCGTCGCGCCTATTATCCCGTGCTTGATTTCAGCCTGCGCCGCCGGGCCCCGCTGGTTTCCGCGGCGCTCGTGATCGTTATTGCATCGGGCGCTGTTTTTTACCGCACCGGCTCGGATTTTGTTCCGTCGCTCGATGAAGGTGACATGAGCATCGCCTTTGTGCGCGAATACAGCATAGGGATCGAGGAGGCACTGCGTCAGCAGGCGATCTGTGAGAAAATCATCGGCAGCTTTCCCGAGGTCGATCGTGTATTCGCCCAGATCGGCTCGTCGGAATCTTCCACTGACCCCATGAACATCAATATGGCCGATACCTTCGTGATCCTTAAGCACGACCGCGGCGCATGGCCGAAAATCAACGGGAAACGGCGGACCAAGCGCGAGCTTTTCGAGGTCATCAGGAGCGAAATCGAAAAGAAGGTACCGGGACAGGAAATATTTTTCTCGCAGCCCATCGAGCTGAGGTTCAATGAAATACTGGAAGGCAGCCGCGCCGATGTAACGCTGCGCATTTACGGAAAAGACCTGAATACCCTGAGCGATCTTGTCGAGCAGGCGGAAGAGATTCTGCGCCCGATTCCCGGTTCCAGCGAGGTAGAGAACGATCCCATCACGGCGCTTCGGAAAAGTCCCATGTTCACGATCAGGCTCAATTACGCGAAAATGAACAATTACGGCGTGGGACTGCAGGAGTTAAACGAGACCATAGAGACCGCCATGGGCGGCCGCCGCATCGGCAGCTACTACGAGTATGACTGGCGCTTCCCGGTGGTGCTTCGCATGAGCGAAGAGCATCGCAACGATTTTCGCACAATGGCGGCGATACCGGTGCCGCTCGCCGACGGCGGCACGGTACCCCTGCACGATCTTACCGAGATCGGCGAGATCGAAAGGGTCGCGAACATCGCCCGGCATCGATCAATGCGCTACTCAGCGGTATCCATATTCCTGGGCGACCGGGACATTGCCGGTTACGTGGCCGAGGCGAAAGAGGAAATAGCAAAGAAGCTCAAGCTCCCCGAAGGATATTATATCTACTGGGGGGGGAAATTTAAAAACCTCGAGCGTGCACGCGCTCGCCTTTTCATTATGGTGCCGCTCGTGCTCTTCGCGATCTTCATACTCGTGCTGCGGAGCGTGGGGAGCTTCCGGCAGGCCCTGCTCGTATATACGAGCATCCCATTCGCGATATCCGGCGGCGTCTTCGCCCTGGCGGTGCGCGACCTTAATTTCAGCATATCCGCCGCGGTAGGGTTTATCGCGGTACTCGGCATTGCGATATTGAACGGCCTTGTCATGGTCACGTTCATTAATCAGCTCAGGGAAAAGGGTGAGACCTTGAGGATGGCGGTCTTCAGCGGCGCACATAAGCGGCTCCGGCCGGTGGTAATGACCGCGCTCGTCGCGACGCTGGGATTCCTGCCCATGGCACTCAATACCGGCATGGGGGCGGAGATTCAACGGCCCATCGCCACGGTCGTCATCGGGGGTCTCATCACCTCGACAATCCTGACGCTCGTGCTTTTGCCTACACTCTATCTTTGGATCAACAAGGAGACAAATTAA
- a CDS encoding ABC transporter substrate-binding protein: MSFKKILITLLCVSILPLAVFCGGKKGDTIKIGAIFAITGPASFLGAPEEKTARMMVDEINKAGGIDGRNLELVIKDSAGSPEKAISFAKQLIEEEKVFAIIGPSTSGETMKIKSICEEGKTILISCAAAEVIVNPVSKYVFKVAQNDSDAAQMICDVMKKKGITGIGLVSSNDGYGAAGKDQMEKVAARNGIKVLINEVYDKKDTDLSGVLTKVKAMNVQAVVNWSIVPAQSIIPKNMKQLNMTMPLFQSSGFGNIKYAKEAGAAGEGIIFPCGRLLIAAALPDKNPQKAVLMKYKKDYESKYNEDASTFGGHAYDSILVLAEAIKKSGADREKARDALENLTNVPGIAGVFNFSARDHLGLDIKAFEMLTVKDGKFVPYEQK; the protein is encoded by the coding sequence ATGTCATTCAAGAAGATCCTTATCACATTGCTATGCGTCTCGATCCTGCCGCTCGCCGTATTCTGCGGGGGCAAGAAAGGCGACACCATCAAGATAGGCGCGATATTCGCGATCACGGGCCCCGCGTCTTTCCTGGGGGCGCCGGAGGAGAAAACGGCCCGCATGATGGTCGACGAGATCAACAAGGCGGGGGGCATAGACGGGCGCAACCTGGAGCTCGTCATCAAGGACTCCGCGGGAAGCCCCGAGAAGGCGATCTCGTTCGCCAAGCAGCTTATTGAAGAAGAAAAGGTGTTCGCCATCATAGGGCCCTCCACGAGCGGCGAGACCATGAAGATCAAGTCGATCTGCGAAGAGGGTAAGACGATCCTCATCTCCTGCGCTGCGGCCGAGGTTATCGTGAACCCGGTGTCGAAGTACGTCTTCAAGGTCGCCCAGAACGACAGCGACGCTGCGCAGATGATCTGCGACGTCATGAAGAAGAAGGGTATCACGGGCATAGGGCTCGTTTCCAGCAACGACGGCTATGGCGCCGCCGGCAAGGATCAGATGGAAAAGGTCGCGGCCCGCAACGGCATCAAGGTTCTGATTAACGAGGTGTACGACAAGAAGGACACAGACCTTTCGGGCGTGCTGACCAAGGTAAAGGCGATGAACGTGCAGGCGGTCGTGAACTGGTCCATCGTCCCCGCGCAGTCGATCATCCCCAAGAACATGAAGCAGCTCAACATGACCATGCCGCTCTTCCAGAGCAGCGGGTTCGGGAACATCAAGTACGCCAAGGAAGCCGGCGCGGCGGGAGAGGGGATCATCTTCCCCTGCGGCCGCCTGCTCATCGCGGCGGCGCTGCCGGACAAAAATCCGCAGAAGGCAGTGCTCATGAAGTACAAGAAAGACTACGAATCCAAGTATAACGAGGACGCCAGCACCTTTGGCGGCCACGCGTATGACTCCATCCTGGTGCTCGCCGAGGCGATCAAGAAGTCAGGCGCGGACAGGGAAAAGGCGCGCGATGCGCTCGAGAATTTGACGAACGTGCCGGGCATCGCGGGCGTGTTCAACTTCTCGGCCAGGGATCACCTGGGGCTTGACATCAAGGCGTTCGAGATGCTCACGGTGAAAGACGGCAAGTTCGTACCGTACGAACAGAAATAA